Proteins from a single region of Verrucosispora sp. NA02020:
- a CDS encoding HEPN domain-containing protein — MPAAELALFKKNLSYARDLVSTAIALSAQLTAAINTDDLLRSALVQGVSALDHFVHEEVRARMLLTEQELHAPAKGYERFRVRMSSVRIALSQPGISWLDAEIREQHGYLSFQNPDKIAEVYKLISDVPIWQEVAKHLGESPDSVKRRLKLIVDRRNKIVHEADTDPTIPPTRYPINDQLVSDSLDFLESVVDALGAVAV, encoded by the coding sequence ATGCCGGCTGCCGAACTGGCACTCTTTAAAAAGAACCTTAGCTATGCGCGAGATTTAGTGTCAACGGCGATTGCGCTCTCGGCTCAGCTTACTGCTGCAATTAACACGGACGATTTGCTGCGGTCAGCCCTCGTGCAAGGCGTCAGTGCGCTTGACCACTTCGTGCACGAGGAGGTGCGTGCAAGAATGTTGTTGACGGAGCAGGAATTGCATGCCCCGGCGAAGGGCTATGAGCGATTCCGCGTCCGGATGTCTTCAGTCAGAATTGCTCTGTCGCAGCCCGGCATTTCTTGGCTTGATGCTGAGATTCGCGAGCAGCATGGGTACCTATCCTTCCAGAATCCGGACAAGATCGCGGAAGTCTACAAGCTGATTAGCGATGTGCCGATTTGGCAGGAGGTTGCCAAGCATCTCGGGGAGTCGCCTGATAGCGTGAAGCGGCGATTAAAGCTAATCGTAGATCGCAGAAATAAGATAGTTCACGAGGCTGATACGGACCCCACCATTCCTCCGACGCGCTACCCGATTAACGATCAGCTTGTCAGTGACAGCCTTGACTTCCTGGAATCGGTAGTTGATGCGCTTGGTGCGGTGGCTGTCTAG
- a CDS encoding ParA family protein, giving the protein MSTRWMVQASWSPGNSDTAPRQAVSRRLSVAHRPGAVGGRGGLPPAGLAVPHRAERGALIPYRAIRQYPAGKAAFETATTRETRLRKIALFNHKGGVSKTTTVFNLGWMLANLGHRVLMVDSDPQCNLTGMVLGFKGADELEEFYEKQGQNTFRSGLVPAFEAQPKEIQAVKTVEVAGRPGLHLLAGDLRLSEFEVTLGLAQELSAAIGALQNLPGSLSFLIDKTASAISADYVLIDMSPGLGSINQNLVVTSDYLILPTSPDVFSVMAIDSLARVLPRWKKWADQASRLPVLQQAAYPFPPPRLKILGTVVQKFRPRSGKPAKAFQKWIDEVGEAVGKRLKPAMAAEHMLLDDQTYAAAGVDASLNLATIGDFNGLISRSQEFLTPIFALTAPQLKSGGAVLENTEASRDRFYADFEAFANRVIAMTEDEGVK; this is encoded by the coding sequence ATGTCCACCCGGTGGATGGTTCAGGCTTCCTGGTCGCCTGGCAATTCTGATACCGCACCTCGTCAGGCGGTGTCCCGGCGGCTGTCGGTGGCTCACCGCCCCGGCGCCGTAGGCGGCCGGGGCGGCTTGCCGCCGGCCGGGCTTGCCGTCCCGCACCGCGCGGAGCGCGGTGCCTTGATCCCATACAGAGCTATTCGGCAGTACCCTGCTGGTAAGGCTGCCTTCGAAACTGCCACGACCAGGGAGACCAGATTGCGGAAGATCGCCCTATTTAACCACAAGGGTGGAGTTAGTAAGACGACTACGGTCTTTAACCTTGGCTGGATGTTGGCCAACCTTGGACATCGGGTCCTGATGGTGGATTCCGACCCGCAGTGCAACTTGACGGGGATGGTTCTCGGTTTCAAAGGCGCTGATGAACTAGAGGAGTTTTACGAGAAGCAGGGACAAAACACGTTCCGTTCTGGTCTGGTGCCTGCCTTCGAAGCGCAGCCGAAGGAAATTCAGGCGGTGAAGACCGTAGAAGTCGCGGGACGCCCAGGATTGCACTTGCTCGCAGGGGATCTTCGGCTATCAGAGTTCGAGGTCACTCTCGGGCTGGCACAAGAACTTTCGGCCGCAATTGGAGCGCTTCAGAATCTTCCAGGAAGTCTCTCGTTTTTGATTGACAAGACGGCTTCCGCTATTTCTGCCGACTATGTTTTGATTGATATGAGCCCTGGTCTTGGGTCGATTAATCAAAACTTGGTAGTCACCAGCGACTACTTGATTCTTCCTACCTCGCCGGATGTCTTCTCTGTAATGGCAATTGATTCTCTGGCTCGGGTTCTGCCACGTTGGAAGAAGTGGGCGGATCAAGCATCACGGCTCCCAGTGCTTCAGCAGGCAGCTTACCCTTTTCCTCCGCCCAGACTAAAGATTCTGGGAACGGTGGTGCAGAAGTTCCGCCCACGTAGCGGCAAGCCGGCAAAAGCCTTCCAAAAGTGGATTGATGAGGTAGGCGAAGCGGTCGGGAAAAGACTCAAGCCGGCGATGGCAGCCGAGCATATGCTTCTTGATGACCAGACTTACGCGGCAGCAGGCGTTGACGCTAGCCTAAACTTGGCAACAATAGGTGATTTTAATGGCCTAATTTCTCGATCTCAAGAATTCCTGACGCCAATCTTCGCCCTGACAGCACCCCAACTAAAATCCGGAGGTGCCGTGCTTGAGAACACCGAGGCGTCTCGCGATCGATTCTATGCGGATTTCGAGGCATTTGCGAATCGAGTCATCGCGATGACTGAGGATGAGGGTGTCAAGTAG
- a CDS encoding DUF664 domain-containing protein, with protein MTTLPPFPEPTVPAEGRAEVFLRYLDYFRESVLAKVSALPEAEARASRLPSGWTPVELLRHLRFVELRWIEWGFQGQPVPEPWGDWRDGRWHVPPELSVAELADELRAQGTHTRSVVQSADLATVGAPGPRWNGADPASLERVLFHLVQEYARHLGHLDIVTELANGPLGE; from the coding sequence ATGACGACGCTGCCGCCGTTTCCCGAGCCTACGGTCCCGGCCGAGGGGCGGGCCGAGGTGTTCCTGCGCTATCTCGACTATTTCCGGGAGAGCGTGCTGGCCAAGGTGTCGGCGCTGCCCGAGGCGGAGGCGCGGGCGAGCCGGTTGCCGTCGGGCTGGACTCCGGTGGAGTTGCTGCGGCACCTGCGCTTCGTCGAGTTGCGCTGGATCGAGTGGGGCTTCCAGGGGCAACCGGTGCCGGAGCCGTGGGGCGACTGGCGCGACGGTCGCTGGCACGTACCCCCGGAGCTGAGTGTGGCGGAGCTGGCGGACGAGCTGCGCGCACAGGGCACCCACACCCGCAGCGTGGTGCAGAGCGCCGACCTGGCCACCGTCGGCGCCCCCGGCCCCCGCTGGAACGGCGCAGACCCGGCCTCCCTGGAGCGGGTGCTGTTCCACCTGGTCCAGGAGTACGCCCGCCACCTGGGCCACCTGGACATCGTCACCGAACTAGCCAACGGCCCCCTCGGCGAGTAG
- a CDS encoding bifunctional RNase H/acid phosphatase, whose protein sequence is MAPRTVLVEADGGSRGNPGPAGYGAVVRDQATGEVLAERSESIGTATNNVAEYQGMIAGLTAAAELGASEVEIRMDSKLVVEQMSGRWQIKHPGLRPLAAQAAQIVSRFDAVRFTWIPRDRNTHADRLANAAMDAAATSGTATPVVTPPRTVESPRRLGGPEPAGGGATQVAARADESPGTDPSSAPVSWEPRPSFTATRLILVRHGETEYTEQGRYSGRGDIPLSAKGKDQVRATAARVAALAPDTAAVVSSPLSRCTATAEAIAAAVGDIPVRRDDELIECDFGAWEGRTFAEVREQWGGELDAWLASPRIAPPDGESFDEVARRCTRVVERLLAAYPGQTVVVVSHVSPIKLMLRDALAATDAFLHRLFLDAAGISILDRWPDGGIAVRSINETPYLP, encoded by the coding sequence GTGGCGCCGCGTACCGTGCTGGTCGAGGCCGACGGGGGCTCCCGGGGCAACCCCGGCCCGGCCGGCTACGGCGCGGTCGTCCGTGACCAGGCGACCGGCGAGGTGCTGGCCGAACGCAGCGAGTCGATCGGCACCGCCACCAACAACGTCGCCGAGTACCAGGGCATGATCGCCGGTCTGACCGCCGCCGCCGAACTGGGCGCCAGCGAGGTCGAGATCCGGATGGACTCCAAGCTGGTCGTCGAGCAGATGTCCGGCCGCTGGCAGATCAAGCACCCCGGGCTGCGTCCGCTCGCCGCCCAGGCCGCCCAGATCGTCAGCCGATTCGACGCGGTCCGCTTCACCTGGATCCCCCGGGACCGCAACACGCACGCCGACCGGCTGGCCAACGCCGCGATGGACGCCGCCGCCACGTCGGGCACCGCCACACCGGTCGTCACGCCACCGCGTACCGTCGAGTCACCGCGCCGCCTCGGCGGCCCGGAACCGGCCGGCGGCGGCGCGACCCAGGTCGCCGCCCGCGCCGACGAGTCGCCCGGCACCGATCCGAGCAGCGCCCCGGTCTCCTGGGAGCCGCGCCCCAGCTTCACCGCCACCCGGCTGATCCTGGTCCGGCACGGCGAGACCGAGTACACCGAACAGGGCCGCTACTCCGGACGCGGCGACATCCCGCTCTCCGCGAAGGGCAAGGACCAGGTGCGGGCCACCGCCGCCCGGGTCGCCGCGCTCGCCCCCGACACCGCCGCCGTGGTCAGCTCACCGCTGTCCCGGTGTACGGCGACCGCCGAGGCCATCGCCGCCGCCGTCGGCGACATCCCGGTACGCCGCGACGACGAGCTGATCGAGTGCGACTTCGGTGCCTGGGAGGGCCGGACCTTCGCCGAGGTACGCGAACAGTGGGGCGGTGAACTCGACGCCTGGCTCGCCTCGCCCCGGATCGCCCCACCCGACGGCGAGTCCTTCGACGAGGTCGCCCGACGCTGCACGCGGGTGGTGGAGCGGCTGCTCGCCGCGTACCCCGGTCAGACCGTGGTGGTGGTCTCGCACGTCTCGCCGATCAAGCTGATGCTGCGCGACGCGCTCGCCGCCACCGACGCCTTCCTGCACCGCCTCTTCCTCGACGCCGCCGGCATCTCCATCCTCGACCGCTGGCCCGACGGCGGCATAGCCGTCCGCTCCATCAACGAAACCCCCTACCTCCCGTAG
- a CDS encoding zinc ribbon domain-containing protein produces the protein MKADPQVQRRLLDLQAIDTALAKLAHRRRALPERAELEALARELSSLEDERVRAQVAVDDLDRDIARLEKDVDQVRARKKKDEDRLAAGGGPARELEALQHELVSLNRRQSDLEDAELELMEQRETAQSTLDGVEQRLTEVRERRAATEQRRDEALAEIGREEEFKRSARQPLAGDLPGDLVQLYDKIRADTGLGAALLTAGRCGGCRLDLSGADLARIRKTDPDEVVRCEDCRRIMVRTNESGL, from the coding sequence GTGAAGGCTGACCCCCAGGTCCAGCGCCGCCTGCTCGACCTCCAGGCGATCGACACCGCTCTCGCCAAGCTCGCCCACCGCCGCCGGGCGCTGCCCGAGCGCGCCGAACTGGAGGCTCTCGCCCGCGAGCTGTCGTCGCTGGAGGACGAGCGGGTCCGCGCCCAGGTGGCCGTGGACGACCTGGACCGGGACATCGCCCGGCTGGAGAAGGACGTCGACCAGGTACGCGCCCGCAAGAAGAAGGACGAGGACCGCCTCGCCGCCGGTGGCGGTCCGGCCCGTGAGCTGGAGGCGCTCCAGCACGAGCTGGTCTCGTTGAACCGCCGGCAGAGCGACCTGGAGGACGCCGAGCTGGAGTTGATGGAGCAGCGGGAGACCGCCCAGTCGACGCTCGACGGGGTGGAGCAGCGGCTGACCGAGGTGCGCGAGCGGCGGGCCGCCACCGAGCAGCGCCGCGACGAGGCCCTGGCCGAGATCGGCCGCGAGGAGGAGTTCAAGCGCTCCGCCCGGCAGCCGCTCGCCGGTGACCTCCCCGGCGACCTGGTGCAGCTCTACGACAAGATCCGTGCCGACACCGGCCTGGGCGCCGCGCTGCTGACCGCCGGCCGCTGCGGCGGGTGCCGCCTGGACCTCTCCGGTGCCGACCTGGCCCGGATCCGCAAGACCGATCCCGACGAGGTGGTCCGCTGCGAGGACTGTCGCCGGATCATGGTCCGCACCAACGAGTCCGGGCTGTAG
- a CDS encoding Nif3-like dinuclear metal center hexameric protein, with protein sequence MSTTAAVPTVADVVAELERRYPPTWAEEWDKVGLVLGEPGAPVRRILCVVDVVPETVAEALAAHADMIIAHHPLLLRGVSSVAPTTYKGRIIHQLIKADVALYVAHTNADVAVPGVSDALAHRLGLTDLRPLQPSRPGTPAAGEGRGAGRIGELPQPLTLAELARHAAAVLPTTAIGVRAAGDPDRMVRTLAVCGGAGDSFLADATAAGVDAYLTADLRHHPTGEHLATGGPALLDATHWATERPWLDDVATGLRATLPGVETLVSDLDTDPWTVHAASPAAPERSAADDKEPRP encoded by the coding sequence GTGAGCACAACCGCAGCCGTGCCGACCGTCGCCGACGTCGTGGCCGAGCTGGAGCGGCGCTATCCGCCCACCTGGGCCGAGGAGTGGGACAAGGTCGGGCTGGTGCTCGGCGAGCCCGGTGCCCCGGTCCGCCGGATCCTCTGCGTCGTCGACGTGGTCCCCGAGACCGTCGCCGAGGCCCTCGCCGCCCACGCCGACATGATCATCGCGCACCACCCGCTGCTGCTGCGGGGCGTCTCGTCGGTGGCGCCGACGACGTACAAGGGTCGCATCATCCACCAACTGATCAAGGCCGACGTCGCGCTCTACGTCGCCCACACCAACGCCGACGTCGCCGTACCCGGGGTCTCCGACGCCCTCGCCCACCGGCTCGGCCTGACCGACCTGCGTCCGCTGCAACCGTCCCGGCCGGGCACGCCCGCCGCCGGTGAGGGCCGGGGTGCCGGGCGCATCGGCGAGCTGCCGCAGCCACTGACCCTGGCCGAGTTGGCCCGGCACGCCGCCGCCGTGCTGCCCACCACCGCCATCGGCGTACGCGCCGCGGGCGATCCGGACCGCATGGTGCGTACGCTGGCAGTCTGCGGCGGTGCGGGGGACAGTTTCCTGGCCGACGCGACCGCCGCCGGGGTGGACGCGTACCTCACCGCAGACCTGCGTCACCACCCGACCGGCGAACACCTCGCCACCGGTGGACCGGCGCTGCTCGACGCCACCCACTGGGCCACCGAACGGCCCTGGCTCGACGATGTGGCCACCGGGTTGCGCGCCACGCTGCCGGGCGTCGAGACCCTGGTGTCCGACCTGGACACCGACCCGTGGACCGTGCACGCCGCCTCACCCGCCGCCCCGGAGCGATCCGCAGCGGACGACAAGGAGCCCCGACCGTGA
- a CDS encoding flavoprotein, translating into MTGSHRHDGHQEVLYIIACGSPLARDVGRLVELAQQDGWDVCVITTPDGAKFVDRTALARTTGHPVRTHYKNPGDPDVLPSADAIIVCPATVNTVNKWVAGIADTLALGLLVEAQGRGVPLVAVPYTNAAMAAHPAFQTGIARLAEWGVTVLFGDDVFPLHPPGTGERHQHAFPWALPLTALRDQLCRTG; encoded by the coding sequence ATGACCGGTTCGCACCGCCACGACGGGCACCAAGAGGTGCTCTACATCATCGCCTGCGGTTCGCCGTTGGCCCGAGACGTGGGCCGGCTCGTCGAGCTGGCCCAACAGGACGGCTGGGACGTCTGCGTGATCACCACGCCGGACGGCGCCAAGTTCGTCGACCGCACCGCGCTAGCCCGCACGACCGGCCACCCGGTGCGTACGCACTACAAGAACCCGGGGGACCCGGACGTCCTGCCGTCGGCCGACGCCATCATCGTCTGCCCGGCCACCGTCAACACGGTGAACAAATGGGTGGCCGGCATCGCCGACACCCTCGCCCTCGGGTTGCTGGTGGAGGCGCAGGGACGGGGCGTACCGCTGGTCGCCGTGCCGTACACCAACGCGGCGATGGCCGCCCATCCGGCCTTCCAGACCGGGATCGCCCGCCTGGCGGAGTGGGGGGTGACCGTGCTCTTCGGCGACGACGTCTTCCCCCTGCACCCGCCCGGGACCGGAGAACGCCACCAGCACGCCTTCCCCTGGGCCCTGCCGCTGACCGCCCTGCGCGACCAGCTCTGCCGGACCGGGTGA
- a CDS encoding helix-turn-helix domain-containing protein codes for MDELPIGRRVAYWRGRRKMSQQVFADRLGKSKSWVDKIERGVRRLDKFSVLYEIADILQIDVQLLLGKDPERRTDTMNCIDQVEVEEIRAALERYDSISAYFDAKPEPPPLVDMGKAVTHAWLTYQYGRYGMLTRALPKLLRDAQAADAAYGGEQARRAANLLGQVYQIASSVLRKLGECDLSWLAADRSIAVAQRADDQLLAGIATTRVCNALLAMGRPRSALELNVRIADRIAPGGGNDSRADRLSVYGMLLLQGAMAAARTGDTSTVADLLDGARDAARELGSDQNHYWTSFGPTNVELHRAAAAVELGDGGRAVEIHRTRIVNLPFDAMLPERRAHHLLDQARAYSQIGDMANAGEMLLRGDRLAPSEIRCRPIAHEVMSEVLRRTRGAPPSPIAELAEHMGVGV; via the coding sequence ATGGACGAACTGCCCATCGGGCGGCGGGTGGCCTACTGGCGCGGGCGACGCAAGATGTCGCAACAGGTCTTCGCCGACCGACTGGGTAAGTCCAAGAGCTGGGTCGACAAGATCGAGCGCGGCGTACGGCGGCTGGACAAGTTCTCGGTGCTCTACGAGATCGCCGACATCCTCCAGATCGACGTGCAGCTGCTGCTCGGCAAGGACCCGGAGCGGCGCACCGACACCATGAACTGCATCGACCAGGTCGAGGTCGAGGAGATCCGGGCCGCCCTGGAGCGGTACGACTCGATCAGCGCCTACTTCGACGCGAAGCCGGAACCGCCGCCACTGGTCGACATGGGCAAGGCCGTCACCCACGCCTGGCTCACCTACCAGTACGGCCGGTACGGCATGCTGACCCGGGCGCTGCCCAAGCTGCTGCGCGACGCCCAGGCGGCCGACGCCGCGTACGGCGGTGAACAGGCCCGACGCGCCGCGAACCTGCTCGGGCAGGTCTACCAGATCGCCTCCTCGGTGCTGCGCAAGCTGGGGGAGTGTGACCTGTCCTGGCTGGCCGCCGACCGCTCCATCGCGGTCGCCCAGCGCGCCGACGACCAACTGCTCGCCGGGATCGCCACCACCCGTGTCTGCAACGCCCTGCTCGCCATGGGACGCCCCCGCTCCGCGCTGGAACTGAACGTCCGCATCGCCGACCGGATCGCACCGGGCGGCGGCAACGACAGCAGAGCCGACCGGCTCTCGGTCTACGGGATGCTGCTGTTGCAGGGCGCGATGGCCGCCGCGCGTACCGGCGACACCTCCACCGTCGCGGACCTGCTCGACGGCGCCCGCGACGCCGCCCGCGAACTCGGCAGTGACCAGAACCACTACTGGACGTCGTTCGGGCCGACCAACGTCGAACTGCACCGCGCGGCGGCCGCCGTCGAACTGGGCGACGGCGGGCGGGCCGTGGAGATCCACCGCACCCGGATCGTCAACCTGCCGTTCGACGCCATGCTGCCCGAACGTCGCGCCCACCACCTGCTCGACCAGGCCCGCGCCTACTCCCAGATCGGCGACATGGCCAACGCCGGGGAGATGCTGCTGCGCGGCGACCGGCTGGCGCCGTCGGAGATCCGCTGCCGCCCGATCGCCCACGAGGTCATGTCCGAGGTCCTGCGTCGCACACGGGGTGCGCCGCCTTCTCCGATCGCGGAGTTGGCTGAGCACATGGGAGTAGGAGTATGA
- a CDS encoding bifunctional DNA primase/polymerase yields the protein MWGNVAPSVARLSPLERVRLRRVAVRYALHGWEVTPGACLARSRFVCGRAGCPTVGCHPALEDWEHAASADPARVATWWRSRPHGILLPTGRAFDVLEVAAHLGRRMLDAIRSHPVGPGVRGPVLVTPTGRWMFLVRPGDPLRPELEHCFHVVRHGPGSWVPAPPTRLPEGPVRWAVAPEQARWQLPDSYLVQNTLVAELRASGVTLTPALVPGHLPLPRRGR from the coding sequence ATGTGGGGGAATGTCGCACCGAGCGTGGCACGTCTGTCGCCGTTGGAGCGGGTGCGGCTGCGCCGCGTCGCGGTGCGGTACGCGCTGCACGGCTGGGAGGTGACCCCCGGCGCCTGCCTCGCGCGCAGCCGCTTCGTCTGCGGCCGGGCCGGGTGCCCGACGGTCGGCTGCCACCCCGCGCTGGAGGACTGGGAGCACGCGGCCAGCGCCGACCCGGCCCGGGTGGCCACCTGGTGGCGGTCCCGCCCGCACGGCATCCTGCTGCCCACCGGCCGCGCGTTCGACGTGCTGGAGGTCGCCGCCCACCTGGGCCGACGGATGCTCGACGCGATCCGGTCGCACCCGGTCGGCCCCGGCGTACGCGGACCGGTGCTGGTCACCCCGACCGGTCGCTGGATGTTCCTGGTCCGCCCCGGTGATCCGCTCCGCCCCGAGCTGGAGCACTGCTTCCACGTGGTGCGGCACGGTCCCGGCTCGTGGGTGCCGGCACCGCCCACCCGGCTGCCCGAGGGGCCGGTGCGCTGGGCGGTCGCGCCGGAGCAGGCCCGCTGGCAGCTCCCCGACTCGTACCTGGTGCAGAACACCCTGGTCGCCGAGTTGCGGGCCAGCGGCGTCACGCTGACCCCCGCGCTGGTCCCCGGCCACCTGCCGCTGCCCCGACGCGGTCGCTGA
- a CDS encoding FAD:protein FMN transferase: MGTPISLDIADDLPAAELTHLADEVFGWLREVDARFSTYLPDSEVCRFDRGELLLSEASADLRRVLERCADLWGDTDGFFDAYATGGLDPSGYVKGWAAQVASDRLLAAGAVNHCVNAGGDVRVRGHSSTGRPWRIGVRHPWDPSAVCLVLTGTDLAVATSGVYERGHHVRDPRRGAPAKGLRSVTVVGHDLGLADAYSTAALAMGVTGIGWVDRLPGHRHAVVTEDARCLRSTDLPLAD, encoded by the coding sequence ATGGGTACGCCGATCAGCCTGGACATCGCCGACGACCTGCCCGCCGCCGAGCTGACCCACCTCGCCGACGAGGTGTTCGGCTGGCTGCGCGAGGTGGACGCGCGATTCAGCACGTACCTCCCGGACAGCGAGGTGTGCCGCTTCGACCGGGGTGAGCTGCTGCTCTCCGAGGCGTCGGCGGACCTGCGCCGGGTGCTGGAACGCTGCGCCGACCTGTGGGGCGACACCGATGGGTTCTTCGACGCGTACGCCACCGGCGGGCTCGACCCGTCCGGGTACGTCAAGGGCTGGGCCGCCCAGGTGGCCTCGGACCGGCTGCTCGCCGCCGGTGCCGTCAACCACTGCGTGAACGCCGGTGGGGACGTGCGGGTACGCGGCCACTCGTCGACCGGACGACCGTGGCGGATCGGGGTGCGGCATCCGTGGGACCCGTCGGCGGTCTGCCTGGTGCTGACCGGCACCGACCTGGCGGTGGCCACCTCGGGGGTCTACGAGCGCGGCCACCACGTGCGTGACCCCCGGCGGGGCGCACCGGCGAAGGGCCTGCGGTCGGTGACCGTGGTCGGACACGACCTGGGGCTGGCCGACGCGTACTCGACTGCCGCCCTGGCCATGGGCGTGACCGGCATCGGCTGGGTGGACCGGCTGCCGGGGCACCGGCACGCGGTGGTCACCGAGGACGCCCGCTGCCTGCGCTCCACCGACCTGCCGCTGGCCGACTGA
- a CDS encoding FMN-binding protein, with amino-acid sequence MRRALFAITGLAASTTAMVVLKAAPGTGQVAQEPPPGTAPTTDGPTPPVDTEESPSASREPRATRSPKPARSTEAPARRTDSSEAPRTPSAPRTTTAAPRPATRTVTGPVVGNEYGNVQVRITLTGSRITDAVALELPERTAQSEQRSDLVDSRYSGVAGLVVARQSADLDTVSGATATSQSYRQSLQAAIDRAR; translated from the coding sequence ATGCGTCGCGCGCTGTTCGCGATCACCGGCCTGGCCGCCAGCACCACCGCGATGGTGGTGCTCAAGGCCGCCCCGGGCACCGGTCAGGTCGCCCAGGAGCCACCCCCCGGCACGGCACCGACGACGGACGGGCCGACGCCGCCGGTGGACACCGAGGAGTCGCCGTCGGCGAGCCGCGAACCCCGCGCCACCCGGTCACCGAAACCCGCGCGCAGCACCGAGGCCCCGGCGCGCCGCACGGACTCGTCCGAGGCACCCCGGACCCCCTCGGCACCCCGCACCACCACCGCCGCGCCCCGGCCCGCCACCCGGACCGTCACCGGCCCGGTGGTCGGCAACGAGTACGGCAACGTGCAGGTGCGCATCACTCTCACCGGCAGCCGCATCACCGACGCGGTCGCGCTGGAACTGCCGGAGCGGACCGCCCAGTCCGAGCAGCGCAGCGACCTCGTCGACAGCCGGTACAGCGGCGTCGCGGGGCTGGTCGTCGCGCGGCAGAGCGCCGACCTGGACACCGTCTCCGGGGCGACCGCGACGAGCCAGTCCTACCGGCAGTCCCTGCAGGCCGCGATCGACCGGGCCCGCTGA
- a CDS encoding ferric reductase-like transmembrane domain-containing protein: MTHHAYADRRSGSRTHADGRPPAPPPLPVAARRGPAGRRLLTGLFLVGLVASVLPWWLDTPAGSLTDATATTTAAGQITGLLAGYLLLVQVLMMSRLPVLERVVGGERIAAWHRDLGVTLLVAVLAHTAFILVGYGGLTGRSPWDQAGVMLREYQDLVSAFAAAGLLVLVGLTSVRAVRRALPYELWHATHLAGYAVLLLGFAHQFSNGTQLFRPGPVRTGWIVCYGLVVAALVWGRLVGPLTVNLRHRLRVADVVAESPDTVSIYLTGVRLDRLALLGGQFFRWRFLTRGCWWQSHPFSVSAAANGRWLRLTVKVVGAYTGDLRDLEPGVRVWAVGPSGTFTAAHRVRDRALLIAGGSGITPLRAMLEELPPGAALIYRARTPADVLLHRELDWLAQARGVRIWYVVGSRNDPGPRQVMSPDGLRRLVPDVARRDVYLCGPPGLVEQSRRLLRRIGVPRRQIHVGTFEL, from the coding sequence GTGACCCACCACGCGTACGCCGACCGTCGGTCCGGGTCGCGGACCCACGCCGACGGTCGTCCGCCCGCGCCTCCTCCGCTGCCCGTGGCGGCCCGGCGCGGGCCCGCCGGCCGGCGGTTGCTGACCGGGTTGTTCCTGGTCGGCCTGGTCGCCAGCGTGCTGCCCTGGTGGCTCGACACCCCGGCCGGCTCGCTCACCGACGCCACCGCGACGACCACCGCCGCCGGCCAGATCACCGGCCTGCTCGCCGGTTACCTGCTGCTCGTGCAGGTGCTGATGATGAGCCGGTTGCCGGTGCTGGAACGGGTGGTCGGCGGCGAGCGGATCGCGGCGTGGCACCGGGACCTCGGGGTCACCCTGCTGGTCGCGGTGCTCGCGCACACCGCCTTCATCCTGGTCGGCTACGGCGGCCTGACCGGCCGCTCGCCGTGGGACCAGGCCGGGGTGATGCTGCGCGAATACCAGGACTTGGTCTCCGCGTTCGCCGCCGCCGGTCTGCTGGTGCTGGTCGGGTTGACCAGCGTCCGGGCGGTACGCCGGGCGTTGCCCTACGAGCTGTGGCACGCCACCCACCTGGCCGGGTACGCGGTCCTGCTGCTCGGCTTCGCGCACCAGTTCAGCAACGGCACCCAGTTGTTCCGTCCCGGCCCGGTCCGCACCGGCTGGATCGTCTGCTACGGACTGGTGGTCGCCGCCCTGGTGTGGGGGCGGCTGGTCGGGCCGCTGACGGTCAACCTGCGGCACCGGCTGCGGGTCGCCGACGTGGTGGCGGAGAGCCCGGACACCGTCTCGATCTATCTGACCGGCGTGCGGCTGGACCGGCTGGCCCTGCTCGGCGGCCAGTTCTTCCGTTGGCGTTTCCTGACCCGGGGCTGCTGGTGGCAGTCGCACCCGTTCTCGGTCTCCGCCGCCGCCAACGGCCGCTGGCTGCGGCTCACCGTCAAGGTGGTCGGCGCGTACACCGGGGACCTGCGCGACCTCGAACCCGGCGTACGGGTCTGGGCGGTGGGACCGTCGGGCACCTTCACCGCCGCGCACCGGGTCCGCGACCGCGCGCTGCTGATCGCCGGTGGCAGCGGCATCACCCCGCTGCGGGCGATGCTGGAGGAGTTGCCGCCCGGCGCGGCGCTGATCTACCGGGCCCGTACCCCGGCCGACGTGCTGCTGCACCGGGAGCTGGACTGGCTGGCGCAGGCCCGGGGCGTACGGATCTGGTATGTCGTCGGCTCCCGGAACGACCCCGGCCCACGCCAGGTGATGTCGCCGGACGGGTTGCGCCGGCTCGTGCCGGACGTGGCCCGGCGCGACGTCTACCTCTGCGGCCCGCCGGGCCTGGTCGAGCAGAGCCGACGGCTGCTGCGCCGGATCGGCGTGCCCCGCCGGCAGATCCACGTCGGCACCTTCGAGCTCTAG